The Pigmentiphaga aceris DNA segment TGCTGGGCGAACTTGTCGAGCCAGGCTTGCGAGTGCTGGCTGGTGCGAATCGAAATGAAGACCGTGACCCCGACATTGAGCTTGGTGGCATCGCACAGCGCAACCTGCTTGCGGATAACCCCCGCCTCTTTCAGTTTCTGAATGCGCCGCCAGCAGGGCGTGACCGACAGACTGACGGTTTCCGCGATCACGCTGATGGGCGTTTCCGCGTCGTCTTGCAGCATGGAAATGATCTTCCGGTCGATGGTATCCATTGGAAG contains these protein-coding regions:
- a CDS encoding Lrp/AsnC family transcriptional regulator, which translates into the protein MDTIDRKIISMLQDDAETPISVIAETVSLSVTPCWRRIQKLKEAGVIRKQVALCDATKLNVGVTVFISIRTSQHSQAWLDKFAQHVKDIPEVVEFYRMSGDVDYLIRAVVPDIAAYDRVYKRLIKISDIYDVSSSFAMEQLKYSTALPVDYAP